From Candidatus Oleimmundimicrobium sp.:
GCTCTTTTAAAAGCAACAGAAAAGTACGTTTTCGTTTCTGTGGCACCTTATTCCATGGGCTCCAGCGACGCTGTACAATGAAGAAGTATTCAACAATCTTCTTCAATAAGAAGAAGTTTTTAGGATGAAATCCAAAGCAAGACCGCAAGGGTAGGAGGTTTCAGAACAACGAGAAGAAAAAATGAAAAGAAAAAAGAAACAAAGAAAAATCCCCGGCGGCGGGCGTTTTCATAACTACTTGATATATAGGTATATAAAAATTTTACAGCTAATATCTCACCAGAGATCCCCGGCAGGAACAGATTTTTTCATAATTTATCAGTCAGTTCTCTTATAATTTGTTCTTTTAATCGCTTCTTGATTTCAGGTGCTTCTTGTTGCAAATACTCAAGTCCAAAAAATAGATTGCCTTGTTTCCTATTTTGTCTTGGCTCAATGCTTTCAATAAGTATTGCTTCTAAAATATCACCTAAATGTTGGACCGTAATTTTATCTAATTTGATGTCGTTTAAAAGTTTGCCGGTTTCATTTACTGGATAAAAACCGAACCAAGAAAACCTGTCCCACCGTCCGCCAAGTCGATCATTCGTGTGATTTTTCAAACGCTGTCCAAGCGGTTGATCAATAGCTTGTCCAATGTAAATGGTTTCTCTACTGTCATGAAGCAAATAAATACCGATTTGGTCTTTGAAGTTTACTTCTGATGCTCCAATTTGTTGAATTCCCAGCAAATCAGGTGTTGTTTTCCAGTAAACAAGATTTCTGTTCCAATAAATGCCAAAAGCATTAATAATTTTATAGCGTTCTTTTGTCGTTTTTTGAGTAGTAACCATTTCCGCTTCTGTTTCTTCAGTCACAAGCTGGGCTCTGTCGTCAAGAAATTTTCTTAGAATATAAATTCCTTTGTCAACCTTGGCAAAAATGGATTTTTCTTTGTTTGTGTTAATGTCAGTTGTTATGACTGCGCTAACAGTGTCAAGTGGCGTTGCACCCAAGGATTTTCTGTAATCCCTTTCAGCAATTAGTTCTGCAATGTCCGTGTAGTGAAGTGCTTTTTTCTCATCTTCAAAAACTTTTACAATTGCTTCTTTCCATTTTAATTCTGCCATAGCTTTTATTTTGGAACAAAATATATTCAAATATACAGCTTTTAACTTTTATCCCCGCCGTGCTCCACCGTCCCAAAA
This genomic window contains:
- a CDS encoding HTH domain-containing protein, encoding MAELKWKEAIVKVFEDEKKALHYTDIAELIAERDYRKSLGATPLDTVSAVITTDINTNKEKSIFAKVDKGIYILRKFLDDRAQLVTEETEAEMVTTQKTTKERYKIINAFGIYWNRNLVYWKTTPDLLGIQQIGASEVNFKDQIGIYLLHDSRETIYIGQAIDQPLGQRLKNHTNDRLGGRWDRFSWFGFYPVNETGKLLNDIKLDKITVQHLGDILEAILIESIEPRQNRKQGNLFFGLEYLQQEAPEIKKRLKEQIIRELTDKL